The genome window AGCGGGCTGAGAGCCGCTATTTTTTTAACCAGCAAAAAAAGTGCGTTATTGAAGGTACATTCAAAATAGGCGCATTTCATTTAAAAAACTTTTTCGAGGATAACGATCTCGATTATGAGGTCGAAACGGTTTTACGGCGCGAGATCTCGGCTGATGGAAAGTCACGGGCGTTTGTAAATGACACCCCGGTTAATTTAAATTCGCTTAAAGCACTGGGCGAAAAACTCATAGATATTCATTCGCAACATGCTACCCTTGAAATTAACGATCCCGGGTTCCAGCTGCTGGTTGTTGATGCCGTTGCAAAACATGAAGAACTGCTGACCGATTACCGGGCCAAATTCAGGACGTATAAAAAAGACACTTCAAAATTACAGCAATTAATAGCCGAAAGCGACAAAGCAAAGGCAGACCTTGATTATTACCAGTTTCAATTTGAGGAACTGGAAAAGGCCGGGCTTTCGGCAGACGAGCAGGAATTGCTGGAACAGGAACTTTATTCGCTCAATAACGCCGGCGAGATTAAACGAAACCTGCAGGGTGCCTTTTTTTTAATGGAGGACGGTGAAGCATCAGCCATTATACAGTTACGCGAGGCTGCACACCAGCTTTTATCCCTCGAAAAATTCAATCGGCAAATTGCTGAACTGCACCAAAGGCTGGATAGCGCCACGATAGAGTTAAAGGATATAGCTGCCGAAATAGAGAACATTGAACAGCGCACACATACTGATGAGGCCAGAGCCGAAGAAGTAAATACCCGCCTCAGCCTGATTTATAACCTGCAAAAGAAACACCGTGTTAACACCAACGCCGAGCTTTTGCAGCTGCAGGAAGACCTGTCGGGTAAAATACAGCAGGCTGTGTTTGGCGATGAAGCCATTGAGAAATTAAAATCAGCGCTTGATAGGGATAAAACAGCGCTTGAAAAACTGGCTGCACAGTTATCCGCAAACCGTACAAAAGTGATTCCATCCATTGAGGAACGGGTTTTAAAAACGCTATCCGAAATGGGAATGAATAATTCCAGTATCAAGATAGAGATCACGACGCTTGCCGCTGACAATGCCCAGTTTGGCGGTTTAAGTGCTGACGGACTTGACAGGGTTCGTTTTTTGTTTAGTGCAAATAAAGGGCATGCTTTGTCGGAAATGAGTAAAGTAGCATCAGGCGGCGAGCTTTCGAGGCTGATGCTGAGCATTAAATCACTGATCGCGCAAAACACTGCGCTTCCAACGATAATATTCGACGAGATAGACACCGGCGTATCCGGTGAGGTAGCTAACCAGGTTGGCCAGATAATGGAAAAACTGGCTAATAATTTACAGGTAATAACCATAACACACCTGCCGCAAATTGCCAGCAAGGGCCAGAGCCATTACTTTGTTTATAAGGATGATGAGGCCGCAACCACTTATACCCGCATTAAACAGTTAAATAAAGAAGAACGGATTTTAGAGATTGCCAAAATGCTGAGCGGTGATAAACCCGGCGAAAGTGCGTTGCAAAATGCAAAGGAACTTTTGGGGCAGTAGTTTCTTTCGAAATCACTGTCATTATCTTTTAAAACCATAATTTTTCACAGAATGTTTGTTTTTTAAGGTGTTCAAGAGGGCTTCGCCGTTCATTTAATTTAACGTGAGTTCGACATAAGCAAACGGTCAGGTCACCTACCCCCTTCTACAACAGCGTTGAGATGTAGCACAAGTTTTTGAATCCACGCCGGCAAAGCGTTCCATTTTTACAAGCGGAACACCCGGAACAAAGTGAAACATATTGATTATTAGGTATTTACATTTTAGTCGCTTTGTAAATTACTGATAATGAACACTGTAATCAGAAACGAAAATGCCTTTATTGGAATTCTAGTCTAACAGTTGTTTATTCACAGCTTCCAACCTGTTAATAATATCATTAATAGCGTTTTGCTGCTTTTCAATGGTTTTGGTACGGATATAAAACCAGTTAAAGGCTATCCAGGCAAACGTTATTCCGTAGGCTGATAGTTGAAATATTAAGCTTCCCCGACCGGCATACTCAATCATATAAAGAAAAAGGCCAATTGATAAAAAGATGAAATAACCTGTGAGCATCGTTTTATTTAAAAACTCCTGCTTTTGTTTAATACGGATCATCTGTTCTAAAAAATGCTGGCTGTCTGTTTCTTCATCCGTCCTGGCCAATAGCGGGAACATCTGGTTGGTTGAGATCAAAAAGGATATGATCGCAAGAATAACCAGGGTAAGTCCAATTTTGGTAGTGATTAGTTGCGGATGGTAATGCCACCAGATGAATATCATAAATATGATGGTTAATGATAATATGATATTACCCCGCCAAATCTTATTCCGTATTTTTCGATTGAGTTGGTCAGCCTTTGCAAAAATCTCACTTACATCGGGTACGGTGGCTTTTCCGCTGCTCCACAGCTGTTTAAAATCTATGTTATCGCTCATATTGTTTAAATTTTTGAGTCAGCTTTTCTTTTATCCGGAATATTTTAACCCGCACGTTACTTTCAGATAGTCCGGTTATTTTGGCGATCTCTGCTTGCTTAACATCTTCCAGTTCCAGTGAAATAATAATACGGTCGGTTTCGGGCAGCTCCGCAATACATTTATACAAAAGTTTGCTTTGCCATTCCCTATCCGGATCTGCTTTATCTTCAATCTGTTCCGGCAACTCAGTTTTGGGCATCCGGCTTTGCCTTTCTATTTGCCGCAGGCAGTTGTTTGATGCTATCCGGAAGATCCAGGTACCAACGGCCGATTCGTTCCTGAATTTTGGCAGCTGCTTCCATATGATGATAAAAGTTTCCTGTGCAACATCTTTTGCCCAATCGGCATCATTAACATAACCCATGCAGATCCTGAATACCTTGTTCCAATAGTCGCGGTATATATCTTCAAACAACATAATGAGCTATTTTGCAAATTGCTTAAGTTGTCTATCACATAAAAACTTATTTTGATAGCCAATGGCGCTAATATCCTTTATTCCTTTCACCCTTACTGTGTTTGTTTTTGAAAGTTAGATACAGGAATATGTAGAATGCTACATTATTATTGATTTATTTTACCCGTTGCAAATAGAGCCGCCGCAGGCAGCCACGCCCGCGTTCTAAAAATTAATTTAATTTTCATTATTGATTGAGATTTTTATCGCTTCTATAAATTTACATTCTTACGTGCTTTGTGTATGGCAATGCTTAATCAGTTCGCAAGCGCCTTATGTTTTATTTTGCCTTTGAGGGCGAAAATTCTCAATACCAATAATTAATTTTAATTTTAGCGCGCTAAACAAAATAATTAAAATGGCTTACAACTTATTAAAAGGTAAAAAAGGAATAATTTTTGGCGCTCTGAATGAGCAATCAATAGCCTGGAAAGTGGCACAGCGCGCTGTACAGGAAGGTGCAGAAATTATTTTAAGCAACGCCCCTATTGCACTTCGCATGGGCGAATTAAACAAACTGGGTGAAGAATGTAATGCCCCTATTATTGGTGCCGATGTTACCAGTAATGACGACCTGGTAAACCTGTTCACCAAATCGCAGGAACATTTTGGCGGCGGCGTGGATTTTGTATTGCACTCCATAGGGATGAGCATTAACGTGCGCAAAGGTTTACCTTACCCTGAAAACAACTACGATTTTACCCATAAAGGTTTAGATATATCAGCACTTAGCTTACACCGTGTATTGCAAACCGCCATGAAAATGGATGCTATAAACGAGTGGGGATCTGTACTGGCCCTTACTTACATTGCTGCACAGCGTGTGTTCCCCGATTATAACGATATGGCCGACAACAAAGCTTACCTGGAAAGCATTGCCCGCAGCTTTGGCTACTACTACGGCAAAAAGAAACATGTACGCATTAATACCATTTCGCAATCGCCTACCCGCACTACAGCAGGATCAGGCGTTAAAGGTTTTGATGGCTTTATAAGCTATGCAGAAAAAATGAGCCCGCTGGGCAACGCCAGCGCTGATCAATGTGCCGATTACTGCGTTAGCATGTTCTCTGACCTTACCAAAATGGTAACTATGCAAAATCTTTTTCACGATGGTGGTTTCTCCTTTACAGGCGTAACCCAGGAAGTGATTGAGCAAATGGAGAAATAAAGATCATTTTTTATTACGGAGCCTGGTTTTCCTGCAGGTCTTCAAAAAGAAAAAATCCTGTGAAAGCGTATGCTCACAGGATTTTTTTTGGTCTTCCGGAATTTTAAGGCTGCCGGACTACGCTAATTTCTAATTGGATTCGATCAGTAATAGTTTTACAGTCGTATCATCGGGTCTTGTAATGGGTGTAATACCATCTGACGATTGAGCATACAGCGCAATACTACCCTGGTTATGGGTGTAGCTGTACGATATCCCCTGGTAAACTTCAGGAACCTGCTCATACACACCGTCGGTAAATGAAAAATAAACCAGTACACCGCCATGGTCATTAAAATAGCTGTCAATTTCAGGCGCATCTATGATTGCAGAATATGTTTTCCCGCCGTCAGTAGTAGTCCATGCAGCTGATTTAACAGTCAGCAAAATGGTTTGATTAGGATTGGGAGTAATATACTTTTTAGTACATGAAGATGCCGCCAATACTATAACGCAGCCAATGATTGATAAGATTCTTTTCATAAGTATGTTGTTAATTTATATATAAGAACAACGTTATTAAAAAAGGTTTAATATAAATAATAATTTTTTTTGTCACCCGTCAAAAATCCTGGTTAACAAACCACAATTATTTAATAAGCAGCAAATTAAGGTGCAAAAATCAAAGACGAAGAAAGTTAAAAATATTTCTATTTTTGCTTAAACTAATTACTTAGTTAATTTATATGATAAAATCGCTTCTTTTTATTTTGTTTTTACTCCCGCTTGCCGGTTTCGCGCAATATGTAATTAGTGGGAAGGTTTTAAACAGTACTGATAAAACACCCGTAGCAAACGCCAGCGTTTTTTTAAACAATGCAGTTGCGGGCAGTAAAACAGATGACAAGGGCATTTTTACCATAAATGGCGTAAGGCCGGGGCAGTATGACCTGGTGGTATCAAGCCTGGGCTATGAAACCTCGCACCAGCAAATTATGGTTAGCGCCGATATTAAACTGCCGGATATCAACTTTCAGCCCAAAGTAATGATGTTGCAGGAAGTCCGCATCAAACCCAAAGGCAACTGGTCAAAAAACTATGAAAAATTTAAGCAATATTTCTTCGGTAACTCGGAGTATGCCAGGCAATGTAAAATAGTGAATAAAAATATAGAAGCTATTCTTGATCTTGATTATGACAGTAAAACAAGGGTATTCACCGCCCATTCGGATGATTTTTTAGAGATAGAAAATAAAGCGCTGGGGTACACCATCAAATACCAGTTACAGGAGCTTAAAAGTGACGGGGTGAGCAATATTAACTACTATGCGGGAACGGCTTCGTTCGGGGAACTTGCCGGTTCAAAATCGCAAACACGAAAATGGCAAAAAAACCGGCTAAGTGCCTACCAGGGTTCAAGCATGCACTTTCTCCGGTCAGTAATTGCCAACAGATTTCCCGCAGAAGGGTTCAAAGTACTTCGCCTGATCAGGAAACCTGACCCTGAATACAAAGGCCCGGGTGCGACCTTCAAAAGCACCCTGGTTAATATCCCGCTTGATGTTAATGATTTTGTGAAGCTTACCGATGTGCAGGGAGAATACGCCCTTACCTTTAGCGATTGCCTGTACGTAATGTATGATAAAAAACGAGCCCATTTAAAACAAAATGAATCCAATGCGATAATAAATACACCGCAGTTTCTGGATGATCCCTTAACAACAACGGTAATTTTTAACGAGAAGAATGCCTTTTTTGACAAT of Mucilaginibacter xinganensis contains these proteins:
- a CDS encoding carboxypeptidase-like regulatory domain-containing protein, which encodes MIKSLLFILFLLPLAGFAQYVISGKVLNSTDKTPVANASVFLNNAVAGSKTDDKGIFTINGVRPGQYDLVVSSLGYETSHQQIMVSADIKLPDINFQPKVMMLQEVRIKPKGNWSKNYEKFKQYFFGNSEYARQCKIVNKNIEAILDLDYDSKTRVFTAHSDDFLEIENKALGYTIKYQLQELKSDGVSNINYYAGTASFGELAGSKSQTRKWQKNRLSAYQGSSMHFLRSVIANRFPAEGFKVLRLIRKPDPEYKGPGATFKSTLVNIPLDVNDFVKLTDVQGEYALTFSDCLYVMYDKKRAHLKQNESNAIINTPQFLDDPLTTTVIFNEKNAFFDNNGIIINPLSVLFDGNWGHRLIAELLPVDYVPESGD
- the recN gene encoding DNA repair protein RecN — its product is MLQKLSISNYALIDNLEISFDGGLNILTGETGAGKSIILGALSLILGQRAESRYFFNQQKKCVIEGTFKIGAFHLKNFFEDNDLDYEVETVLRREISADGKSRAFVNDTPVNLNSLKALGEKLIDIHSQHATLEINDPGFQLLVVDAVAKHEELLTDYRAKFRTYKKDTSKLQQLIAESDKAKADLDYYQFQFEELEKAGLSADEQELLEQELYSLNNAGEIKRNLQGAFFLMEDGEASAIIQLREAAHQLLSLEKFNRQIAELHQRLDSATIELKDIAAEIENIEQRTHTDEARAEEVNTRLSLIYNLQKKHRVNTNAELLQLQEDLSGKIQQAVFGDEAIEKLKSALDRDKTALEKLAAQLSANRTKVIPSIEERVLKTLSEMGMNNSSIKIEITTLAADNAQFGGLSADGLDRVRFLFSANKGHALSEMSKVASGGELSRLMLSIKSLIAQNTALPTIIFDEIDTGVSGEVANQVGQIMEKLANNLQVITITHLPQIASKGQSHYFVYKDDEAATTYTRIKQLNKEERILEIAKMLSGDKPGESALQNAKELLGQ
- a CDS encoding enoyl-ACP reductase FabI gives rise to the protein MAYNLLKGKKGIIFGALNEQSIAWKVAQRAVQEGAEIILSNAPIALRMGELNKLGEECNAPIIGADVTSNDDLVNLFTKSQEHFGGGVDFVLHSIGMSINVRKGLPYPENNYDFTHKGLDISALSLHRVLQTAMKMDAINEWGSVLALTYIAAQRVFPDYNDMADNKAYLESIARSFGYYYGKKKHVRINTISQSPTRTTAGSGVKGFDGFISYAEKMSPLGNASADQCADYCVSMFSDLTKMVTMQNLFHDGGFSFTGVTQEVIEQMEK
- a CDS encoding RNA polymerase sigma factor; translated protein: MLFEDIYRDYWNKVFRICMGYVNDADWAKDVAQETFIIIWKQLPKFRNESAVGTWIFRIASNNCLRQIERQSRMPKTELPEQIEDKADPDREWQSKLLYKCIAELPETDRIIISLELEDVKQAEIAKITGLSESNVRVKIFRIKEKLTQKFKQYER